From Malaya genurostris strain Urasoe2022 chromosome 2, Malgen_1.1, whole genome shotgun sequence:
ACAAAagagaataatgaaaaaaatatacatcgtggaataaatattataataatTGAATTACTTAGTAATCCAAGTACAACTCAAATAATATTGTAagcaataattatattgttttactaAATGAGACAACGTAGATTTAGCATATTTATAGATTGTAGTCTAAATTCTATAAAACAACGGTAATTATTGCGATACAGACAAAATCTCAATCTAAGTAGTCTGAaagcagaaagaaaaaaaatgacaggATTGACTCGACGAGTTCCATGAAGAACGGGTGCATTTTCCTCCTGAAAATTGAAAGGATGAACAAAGGATATCAGAATTCCAAGAAAAATCACGACAATGGCGCAGCACCGTAAACTCCCGAAATGTAAGTATAACGATGAAAGTCCAAAGTCAGATTTCAGGAAATCAGACCGATGAAAGGATTGGGACCGGTAAAAGAGAAAAGTTTGCGACAGGTCAAACTATTTCAAGTATCAGCCAAACCGATAACCAGAGATGCAGTCCTTCGTGCGACAGgtcacaaaaattaatgaatgacGCGTTAGGTCAAGCTAGATCACTGCAAACCggtttgaaaaatatgttggctGGTTACATTTTCATTTGAGCTTTCGACAGGTAAAgctaatgacaaaaaaaaacaaatttcagctctgatttgaaattgtgaaaaataaaaaaaagctagATCGCTGATAAACTGTTTAAAACATAGTCTACGAAATTATTTGAGCTTTCGACAGGTAAAGCTTTAACAAAATCAACTTgatgtgaaaactgattttttttcatgtgttCAATCTAAACATCGTTTAATAACCTGTCCCGTTTTGTTCAAGTCACGACACTGTGTACAatgattttgaatcaaattaaaCCATGATCATTGTTGTCGATAAAATTGGCGCAAAATGAAAatgcatcagattgaaatcaattcaaatcctgctttacaaaatactacaaattttgttcaattttcctACGCGTAGAAGATTATATaaatattttcagaacaattggATCTtaaagttacatttttttttgctacactAACCAAAGATTTCTGTTTTCAGCATTCTAAAGTACAAGTCACCATCACCGAAACGTCAAAATTAGTTCTTTTCTTACCGGAGCGTTCACACGAGCCGGCCGTTAGGACGTTACGTGATAATGACGTTGTGTGTGAATGCCTCTAATAAGAATGCATTCAATTAAGCTGACGGATCATTTGAATCGTACTTAAGGTTGTGAACCATTTAGCGAATGATTTTCACTTTTGGTGAAAATCTGACAGTCGAGTAGTCATAAATAATCCTGTTTTTGACAGTTCTAAAGTTATTTTCCGACAATTAATTGAATTGAAACGTGGTGAATACTTTCCGatacaaatttacaaaaaactgTACACGCGAGTTTCCTTCAACCCCTCTCGACTCGTACCTTGGCCGAGTCTTTCACGTTGAAATTGGGTACCCGGTCCTTCTTGCCCAGAATTTTGGTGGTCGGTTCGACATAGTTGACGTTGCTGATAATGTTGGCAACACGCCGCTCGATAATTCCGAGAAATAGCTTGGCATTGTTCAGTGTGACTTGGCGTTCGTTGTTTAATAAGTTCAAAATTGGTGCTTCTTCGCAGTGAAGTAACCTATAAATATCGATGGGATTAGAATATTTGTTCGTCCCGATGTATACGAGTACTGATTACTTATAGATGCGTTCCGCTGTCCGAAGCAATTCGTCTAGTTTAACAGCCCACTCTTGCTTGATCTCGAAGGCGGAATCGGCTGCATCCATGCTTCGTTTTTCTTCCAAACGAAGCGCGTCGATGTTGTCGTCCTGAGAGTGCTCCTTCGACTCGTTAATAGCAATTTGTTCGGCTTGAATGTAATATGAAAGTTCGATATATTGAAGCCCTATGAAAATACAAAGATTCAAGGCAAGTACTTACTTATTTTGTCCTGCAGTACTTGGACACTCTCCGTTAATGTCTCAACCTcatgactcagttcgttgacGTAGTTGAAGAGAGCGAAATTCTCTTCCTCTTTTTTGATAAACTTGGCCACCAACCGATCAATATCATCTTCTCCAGAGAATGACATAATTCGTGTCATTATTTGCTCGTACTCGGCGTACTGTTTCTCCAAGTTCTCCAGCATTTTCTGCCTTTTCTGTGCTTCTCTTTCCTCCAGCTCTGCATTGGATCGACACTGACCTTTGATGCCCAGAAATTCCTGCAGCTTAGCATCGTGATCCAATTTTCTCTGCAGTTCTCTCATCTCCTGCAGGTGTGCAACTTTCTCGCTTTGTCCCTTGTCCTTCAGAATCTGCAGCTTGGTGCAGAGCTCTTCTCGGGTATCATACGCCGACGAAGCCTGATCAATCAAGTCCATCATGTACCGTTTTCCTTCGTTAAGTTTACTAACCAACTTGTCCCACATTATGTTGAATGTAGCCCGTTCCGTCAGCATGTGATCGATCGTTTGCCTCAACTGGGTATTCTCGGTCATGGCTATTCCAGCCTTTTTGTTCACTACATCTAGACGGTTCTCCAATTTCTTGACCGACCGCTGTGCCTTCGCTATCGTTTCGTTGTACCGAATGTCGGTAACTTCGTTCTTTCGAATCTCTGCAATTTCTcggtgaatttttttaatgtgtCCCTCGAGTTCACGCAGTGCTTCCTTTTTAGCCTTAAGGTTTTGATTAGCTTTCTTCTGTTGCTCCTGACACGTCTCCAGTACGGATTCCAGTTCCGTTTCTCGCTTTGAATGAACCCCATTCTCCTCGCAGTCCAGTTGCATCTGCAGCTGCTGTTTCTCCTTCTCAAGCAGCCGAACATTGGCGCGGTACTTGCGTAGGGTTTTATTTTTCGTGTCCTGGAAAGTACCCCGCTCAATCTCCAGTGTTCGGAGTAGTTTCTGCAGCCGCTGAGTTTCCGCTTCGGCCAACTGTTCCATTTCGTACTGCTCGGCGGCCCCCACCTCGGACGCCATCTTGGGTTGGCTGGACATGACGCGCGATTCCAAGTGAGAGCACTGGAAAGGGGAAAGTTCctttgatgaattttatttatttaatttctcCGTAGGAACCAATTTGGTTTGAAGCAGGGCTTTGTGTTGTAGTCGTAACTTTCACAAAGAACTCTTAATGTGAAAATGGCagatgggtaatatcagagacttATTTCACACCTCCGAATAAAGATAATCGTTCGGGattagggtcatttcgccgaaagccattccgccgaaagccgttccgccgaatgacatttcgtcgaatgggccacttcgccgaatgtcatttcgccgaaagtaatttcaccgaaagggtagtTTCGCCGATAACGTCGTTGAAGAGATGTCTAGCGAGGAAAGCACATGGAATTAGGTCGGTAGTCAGGCGGGTACTCTTCGGGCTGCAGAAGAAGTGGCGGTATGATCAGAGAATTGACATTGACCGCCAGAACTGAACTTAGACAGAAGAAGAAGTGCAAGAACTCCCTGAGTTATGTTCTCAGGTGTCTGCTTGCAAATTTGACTTTTGCTCTCTATGAAAAAATACACActcacatacattttgcgtactcgacgtactaagtcgaatggtcgcttcaaaagtcggtttttacagtgatttcaaagcctttctatatgtgaaaggcaaaaaaaaaacacaactatgtgagctccggaaccagaggtcagatttaaaactaaattttgatttttgtcgtgaatacaacttactttactacgggcgccttttcaaaatttacctcgtatttatttttttgttcgccAAGTCAGTTCTGAATGTCATACTTTatcgagaaattgctgccagcaagacatactggcTGACTGCAGACTTTTGTtcagatatacagacttttgcagctGCCTGCCTGCAGATATTTTAAATTATCTCTGTTCAGACGGAACTGcaaagtataaagcgtgaaacacTCAGCTCGTGCTtttatttggacttcggtcgtcaggtggagcaatcGGCAATGAAAGCGGAGACCTTTTTCGTggcacaaaacctcaaacgcacaggtcgcagagccagtttctcttcaaagaagatcgattgcatcatcctgctgctggtcgtttgcattggagcaaaatacaacgaaaaatggaaaaatggggaacattatgcaaaatcagcccttctaacggctcaaaatgttttctaaagatTGCTTTTTTGTAAATCGGAAATTAAATCCATCAATGTAGTTTAGGATAATTGGATTAGTTTTGcgcaattttcgcagtgcaaagtttgcaacagtgtttaaaatcgtttatattgaaacagtgtttaatatcttagagaatgacacaatttggcccttctgaatgtcagaaattaatcccgtacaacattttgatagttttttcactgaaatattcaaatccgaaataaaataatcgacatccaaATTCTGTATGTTACTATTCAGAGCCATAATTGTACATCCAAAcagttatgcgaaattttactccaCTATACTAGCCCATTTTTCaatcagttgtagtttgtagtagaactatATGCTGATTCGCTATATGAAATGCATAgtaccgactcagaagccattcattttgaATCTGGCTGTCGTTGTCAGCATGTTGGTTATGGCGCGATCGAGgtatctccaagcgaaatacaagcAAGCGGAAGAAGTATGAGACTCCaacacatatcagtatcgcacccacggacaacaggtcagcctAGAAATAGGTGACGGAATTCAGCGGTAACCATCGGAGTTCGATCTCAATTCGTCACTCTCTATCTCAAACGTTctcttcagaaccaccattaattTATCTTGAATAACTGTACTggctatttcgtaatatttatttgtgtgccagaatgtttaatgtaactaatctgtattttagtttaggtgtatcgcttcagattctagtagtgaaaaatgggaaaacttgcacagttgatcgattgtgtggatcaactaattgatattcggaagtatgaaaaaagagtgtcagttttcttcgtattcacgacatccagttatgtctctgacataacacaccgtactttttttttcttgggaTCCCaaccaaagtttgtgaaaattggttctacCGAAAATTGTGcacatgttttcattttttgcactaatcaccctattatttcagaaccggaagtagaattcggataaaatttgggaattttgtaactaaccacaagacctttcatttgatctcGACGATTTGATTTAGTCGATTGGTGTATGAAACTCGTTCCACCATTAAAAAGTCGATTAAGATTACGtgtgaaatttgaaaatggTCTAGAACAGTTCTGCCGTTCTACGCACAATTGTTCCATATCCTATAAGattttgaatataaataaggCAGTCAGATTTGGAACGGCAGAGTTGGCACCAATCTTTTTATGTTGCAGGCctctttagaaccataatagttCTCCGTGGACCCCCACGTTAGAAATTAATTTAGTGCgatgaaaatatatttacacTCTATTTCGAAAATAACTCTATtaatggaaaagtttcaaatttaaaGCAACACAACATCACGTActgtcagaaaaaaaaatgtttgcaaaaaagttgttttcTAAAAACGAGTCACGATCCCCCAAATACCCTCATTTTCGCTGACCACAGATTGGGAAAAGCTGGTCTAGGCTTAAAAACATATTCTTTTAAAATCGAAGCATGCGCCAGCTGAAACAATCGATTCGGTGTTACACAAAGTCAACAGAATGACTGCTACCGAAAATTATGACAATCAACACAAACAGTAGGCTTCGATTCAGTGAAATCCGCTGCAATCCCACTCTGGACGGAAACAATGCCGAGTAATACATCTATCAGTAAACCGGAAGCAAAAAGATCGCAACACATTCACCGTTCGTTACAGTCAGGCTGTGAAAAATCAACAATGGACACGCGTGGAAAACGCGCCTCACCTCCGAGGGTTAAACGAGGCTGCGTCACGATGCACGTTTCATTCATCTTTTTCACGGctattcagaacaaattggctcaaatggcacgttccccttgatatttggagatttgtgccttgccatcaatttgtttttagcatcattttcccgatatataagagggaaggattgaaaggaaatggtaagggttggactaggaggatgggaaaaaatgacgacacaaaaacacataaaagcagaagtaaattctgcacccctaagggatgccgaacaatctgctggggatcacatctggtggaagcagaagtaaattctgaacctctaagaggtcccgaacagtctgctgttaataaaacctccaacccccgagaggatttagagatcttacaaaagcgacaccattctgcactcccggaagaatgcagaacgattcgcagtatgtacgagcagaagtaaattcggtaccccctaaaggatgccaaacaatctgctaaaccctatttaaggtgaatacagaaaggattcattcactccatgaagaacgatgaatccttctgactatagctccttaccacattgggtgagaaacgagagaatatccttcaattttagctccgcatacacagactcaaccatgtatggagaaccaaaaacccggatacgaagctgcgtcaatgcggggcagttacatatcagatgatatgaagtaccgtaatcgcattcacacaaatcacacgaataatactcagcacgttgaatagtagccatgtgataattgagtttgcaatgtccagtcagagctctgaccagaatactgcaatgatgcttggagaaatgcagtagacactttgacattttcagatttaaatctggtagaaatgcttttgtctgagcgcaagtttgcaagctgcgccagtagctggcatgtttggatgcagcccaagaacgaatcttgtgctttatccaactagttgaaagtggtaaagctggttcaggaccaacgaaattattcgttgcaccagctctagccaactcatcagcccattcatttccagtaataccagaatggccgggtacccataagaagtaaacagcatttgaaatgctgaggtcctcgatttgagttcgacatgcgatcactagattagaccgtgagtcattcgaactgagtgcttttaaggctgcctgactgtcggaacaaaaataaatacgtttaccacaggtcctctgctgaagtgccgattgtactccacacagaatcgcgtagatttctgcttggaacacagtacagtatctaccaagtgaatgagactgctccagcctcatttcacgacagtagacaccagcaccagcacgaccattcaacagagaaccgtccgtataacaaactatgtgttcatcaagttgtcgttccagacaaccggacaaccattcctcacgaagaggatagctcacattgaatgttttgaaaggaaaactgcatgtgagagttaggtcactaggagcgagtaaatactcatcccacgtaaccatttgagaccacaagcgagtgtggctggtagcataatctaatgggttactgttccaaagccctgtaaccctaagacggtatgcacaagataatgcttcttgttttaggaacacatgtagtggtttaatacacagtagcgcctctagagcagcagtaggagttgtcgtgaatgctcctgtcatcgccattaggaccatcctttggagatgatttagctttgactgaactgtcgcgacttctcctttctgccaccatacaagacatccgtatgctaaaattggtctaacaatagttgtgtagatccaatgaatatatctgggtttgagtccccatgattttccaaaagctcgtctgcattggccgaaagccttgcaagctcttttaattctgaagtcaatgtgagcagaccaattcagttttgagtcaagaataaccccgacgtatttaacttgatcgaccacagtgacctctgaaccaaagaactgcaacggacgagctcctgtgattatcctacgatgagtgaaaagcaccattgatgttttgcccggatttacagataatccaacctgacaacaccattgttcaacagatcgaagggcttgctgcattaaatcaaagagagtgttaatgcttataccggtcatcaatatatgataatcgtcggcaaaaccataagtcggaaatccaaggttattaagtttcctcaacaaaccatcagcgactaggttccataaaagtggggatagtacaccaccttgaggacacccacagacactcagttttctaatctctgcttgccgaagcgatgaacaaagaagtcgattgctaagcattgcgtgtatccaatttgtgatacttgaaggtatgccatgaccacgggctgcttccagaattgaattgaaagacacgttatcaaaggcaccttcaatatctaggaaaactcccaagcaagattgcttttgtgagaaagctttttcaatattgtacacaacatcatgtaacagggttgtagtggactttccacgctggtaagcatgttgcattccatgtagcggatgcacgcccaaactaacattcctgatatagtgatcgactatgcgttccactgttttaagaagaaatgagctaagactgataggcctgaaactcttcgcttcctcataagtgtcgcgaccgcctttgggaataaatttgacaattatttcctgccaggctcttggaatatatccagtcgcaagactaaaagtaagtattttcttcaaaacatgtttgaaatgttcataccctttctgcagtaacactgggaaaactccatcctttccaggagacttgtacggagcaaaactctcaactgcccatttgaccgattcaatcgtcacaacgcttcgagcaagggcccaagaatcgtaactacctgaaaaagtctcgggaagagctgtcggtgatggattcatacatcctggaaagtgagtgttaaaaagatagtgaagtacatcaccttcatcagacaagtgttcaccatctgaagttcttaagaaactgacattaaagtccttagacttcgaaagtaacttatttaatctgctagcctcgttgagactagaaacatttgtgcagaggcttttccaaccacttcgctcagacgatcgaagagcatttttgtaagcccttcgagccgacacgaatgcctccgacccatctctgcgtcggtggttccaagctcttctgcatagtttccttagtctagcaagttcagcattccaccaaggagttcctctagtagctcgcacaatccgaagtggacaagcctcttcatatgctgcaactatgagtgagtttgtctcgtcgacaacattttccaaatcaattggggtttcaattgttggttggtacccgtaaaatctagtcgccaagccctcttcatagaggtcccagtttgtagatttgggattacgatatgtgataatatcaaatttaacgtttaaatgatcaaagaagatgtacttatgatcagacaacgaaggttcgagctcatcggagacgagccaattcaccaactcatgcgcaattctatcagagcagagagttacgtccaaaacctcctctcttccagatctcgcaaaagttggacggtttcctgcattgactatgtgcaggtttgtactgctcacaaattccatcatatcagagcctctcgaatttatatctgtgctgccccatatgatatggtgagcatttatgtcactgccgattacaagcggtaaatcactcttgcagcagtatgatacaacctttttgaagtcatcgcttggcgaaggttggttatgcggtaaatatgccgaacaatagacatatttcctgtctatgccatcaacagtcataccaactgtgacagcacaaatatcccgagttgtgagctccgatatgcgagaaacatcgagagcactatttgcaagtatgcatgctcgaggcatttcacgtggattagtcataccgctcttgttgaaggcaacaaagactgggtttaacaattttccaacgtagaagtttcccttttggaaatatggttcttgaaccaaagctatagaagctttaccttcttgaagaagtctggatagattcatagttgctgtacgtttatgctgaagattgatttgtgccactctaaccattatcaatcagagtaacgaacattccaccttcagcacttatcgtacaacaactacaagaaaccaaatatattggcttataatcgcctatagcgaaccatgtaaggatttttttaaatgttttaattatttaaatcccacgagttgcgaagaaagaagtcgtccactgtgccagagcttcgcttaatacagtaagggaaaatcccaagatattccgttcacgactgcattgtttaacctcctgcagccattcagccatcggcacggaaatacaccttgacttaggagttcctatttttgtggccttttacgacatggaacaggaaaccagtggatcaattcttggtaaaaaataattccgccggatgccacacggcttacctgtttggtggacttataccaccggtacaggtggaccgtagcgttattcttagccagttgggaaaccgctaccgacactacacggctatctaggctgctcagagagggaagttgacattgatggtcaacttccatggatggccgagcagccggagaTGGACACGCGTGGAAAACGCGCCTCACCTCCGAGGGTTAAACGAGGCTGCGTCACGATGCACGTTTCATTCATCTTTTTCACGGCTATTGGTCTGCGCCTCTTCCATCCTCTCCCAGATACCATCAGCATAGCCAACTATACGCACCTTTATGCGGCGGCATCGTCGAGACGCCGGCTATTAAGGTGCAAAAGACAATCGAAGTTAATTACCTTTCTAATGAGGCTCTTGATCTTCTTTCGTCGTCTGATTCGCGGGTTGCTGCCACTTGTTTATTTTCTTCTGCCTGCTAGATTGTCGAATTTTTTTTCCGTTGGCAGCGTCTTCAGGGTAACAATTCTCCCAAgatttcacttgcacttttctTTCCTCACCGCTATGTTTGCAAGACGTGTGTTGTTGTTGTACAAACACCTCACCGTTTAATAAGGTAATGAGCAGAAAAAGCGAGTCCGAGCACACTTGCGATGATGGTTGATTCGGTAATACCGCGGTGATGTATGTGCGTTGGCGAAATTGGTTCATAGCAAACTGTGCTTTGAAAAGCGACGGAAGGTTTGTTTGATCGATATAGTAGTAGGCTTTGTGCGACTTTGTGGATGCCATTGGAGACGTAGGTTGGGGATATCGTAACTGTTGACACCATCCTGTTGCagttcaattatttaacatcgTTCGTTTATTTTTGAAGTTCTCTACAATTACGGTATCATTTTACACTTTCATCGTTGCTAACGTTCGAAAACGTTCGTTTGTTAAAGAACTCTTGCGATAAAATGTCAGTACAAGTGTCATTCTtatattaaacatggaaaaataGTCTTAAAGGCAATTACATAATTCTTACTGAAGAATTACGTTTTAAATTCCCTTTAATTTTACTAACAGGACCACCTCATTAAAAGTATAAATCAAACACAGGTATTAGACATCGTACACTAACTGCTTTTGAACATCACCGTGTATTGTTTTGTCTCTAAATGGTAAGTTGGTCCATTAACAAATTACTCAACTGAAAAATGGACCCATTAGAACAGGATCCTTGGTTTCCATTATGAACATTCACCTCTAACCTTAGACTTGAAAATATGCTCTTACAAGTAGATTCAGTCAATATATAACATTCACTTCTGGTACATTGTTCACCATAAATTACAGTCGATGGAAACGTTTGCATTTCTAACAATATTTAAATACTAGTGTCTAATGCTTTCAGAATTTATGCTGGAAATGGATGATTGGAAATCGATCGTTAAATTGTTTGACCTTAAACAAGTGTTAATTTTATAATACAGAAATCTTTCCTATTTTAGCTAGAAATAGTCGTGTTGAGCATCAAATGTgcttgtttttttatgcgattttgttggtaaagttattattattattactatgtcGTTTATTTACACCCGGCTCTATCCAAGTTGCGGTTGTTCGTTGGGTTTTGCTGGTAAACTACTGAGGAGCGGATCTTTATTTGATATTGAAGCAAGACAAAGTCCAGGTACTACATTCCAATGCACATTCTTCTGTTCCAACTGACTTGGCTAGTTGGATGATCTGTACTCTGCTATACTTTATCTGGTCTGACGTCGTTTAGATAGGTTCTGATGAACTATATTCCTTCACTAAAAACAGTTCATAACGGTCTCTCACTCAAAtcatgtttctgtttctgtttgattgaactttaactaaggagtgtatcgaaaataagatatccacatacatttgtgttgtacgtgtTGTACGCatatatttgtgatggtttttttattctcagatcacagcatgctgtgcgtttggctgttagCTTCCGTTTGTTTACTTCTTTGTGCTtgtgtatctctaatcatgaagaacaaatcaatgtcaatacgtaatttggccaaaaaagcaggaacgagtgtcggaatgatccagcgtatcaagaggcgaaatcacctgaagacctacaagaaacagaaaatctcgaaacaaagtgtagaacaatagaagcgaacagcaacaagggcccggaaattgtattcgcgtcttttgcagtgtccggatgcatgcgttttgatggacgatgagacttatgtaaaggaggactcaaaacctcttccaggtccacaatactttactgtcgattcaagtggagaaattcggtcgaaaggtactggtatggcaagtgatatgttcctgtggtttgaagtcaaccattttttacactaccagaactataaatgcagaaatctatcgatcgagaaaagattactgcctttatataagaagcatagtacacctctactgttttggtcggatttagtgtcggctcactatgccaaaaccactctcaattgttt
This genomic window contains:
- the LOC131430801 gene encoding coiled-coil domain-containing protein 63 — protein: MSSQPKMASEVGAAEQYEMEQLAEAETQRLQKLLRTLEIERGTFQDTKNKTLRKYRANVRLLEKEKQQLQMQLDCEENGVHSKRETELESVLETCQEQQKKANQNLKAKKEALRELEGHIKKIHREIAEIRKNEVTDIRYNETIAKAQRSVKKLENRLDVVNKKAGIAMTENTQLRQTIDHMLTERATFNIMWDKLVSKLNEGKRYMMDLIDQASSAYDTREELCTKLQILKDKGQSEKVAHLQEMRELQRKLDHDAKLQEFLGIKGQCRSNAELEEREAQKRQKMLENLEKQYAEYEQIMTRIMSFSGEDDIDRLVAKFIKKEEENFALFNYVNELSHEVETLTESVQVLQDKITEQIAINESKEHSQDDNIDALRLEEKRSMDAADSAFEIKQEWAVKLDELLRTAERIYKLLHCEEAPILNLLNNERQVTLNNAKLFLGIIERRVANIISNVNYVEPTTKILGKKDRVPNFNVKDSAKVRVERG